ACCCTTTCAACCCGGCGTCTGGGTTCTCATATGCATTGTTTACTTTATTGCCATTATCCCATTGACAATGAACACTGATTAcagtttgagctctttgatAAAAAGACCTGGAAGACTTATACACATGTTCTGGTTTGTCTTCAGTACATTTACTAATAGTTTTGTTGTTAAAGATCCTTTGACTGTTAATGGACTTGCCAAAAATTCAACAGCGCTTCTTATCGgtaccactttttttttttttttaagaattttttatctttaattaacgGATCATTCTGGTTCCAGCGCTCGAAAAAAAGCAAatgttcattatttttttacacagaaactattatagatatttatatgtaatttattCAGCTTAACACATAAACTCTTGAATAtcactaaaaatatataatttttttttttatatgtcgCTGATGTATATGATAACTTGATAACGGCTCATCTAAAacacaaaattcaaaattatttattttcaacataTAAGTAGCTATTGCATAAACGACGGagattaatctatattattaagagactaagaaaaattttgtagccagtatatttatatgataaaataagtttttatggttaaatttggcatcattagaaaggtcttgacctgaagttgtaccttttcaaggtttcatatcattcttaccaatagtcaatttatgataataagtatttaagctgcatacgaaaattctctatctctagatacatatttaagaaattaccttgtatcttgtgaactattgacattttttaagatataagctcatcccgatgttacactcatcaagacctttcatttgagtacccacatcaatttttcatatatttatatatatcatatatatcgCGTGCCAAAAGGTAATatatatgagcttatattttttaagatataagctcatcccgatgttacactcattgagacctttcatttaagtacccacatcaatttttcatatatttatatatatatatatatatatatatatatatgctatatatatatatatatatatatatatatatatatgtatatatgaaaaatatatcaaaaatgcatgtgggtactcaaatgaaagctcttgatgtgtgtaacatcgggatgagcttatatctttaaaaaagtccatatttaagaaagtacagtgtaatttaacaaaagtcattattcaataacagaaaatttaatttatttataagtcaCAGTaatcacatagtgactgctgtaaggttgctagtatttattaataaataataaaatgaagatttaaaaaaaaatgaaaaatgacccTTTTTCACAGTTTTTAGTCTTAAAAAGATagtaaaaatctaaattttgttaattaaaatattaaaataatatagttacAATATTCCGatcagtttaaaatttttataaaatactttcagatatatttagatatatgtactttcgaaaaatgtaaaaaaaaaaaattttttttaaagttaaaccAGAATGATcccttaattttaaattcttaacttaagagattaataattgaatgtTTAATTGCAGGTTTCTACTGggcttttacaataattataacgTCTTGTTATACTGGATCAATTATGGCTTTTATTACAGTACCGATGTTCCCCGAATCAATAGACACTATCGATCAACTTGTGGATGAAGGTTACGATGTCGCAACTTTGGGTAACTAAAGCCTTGTACTTTCAAAATTAACCAATTACtcgaattaattattacttagaTCATGACGGTTGGGAAAAATGGTTCAATTGGAGCACAATTGATGATCCAGTAGctgttaaattattgaaatctcTAGAGTATGTACCAACAATTAAAGAAGGAGTTAGAAATGCAAGCAGTTCTTTTTTTTGGTCTTACACATTTCTTGGATCAAAAATAGCTCTCGACTATCTAGTACAGGCCGAGTATACTCCcaggtaattataattaaagagAGAGTTAGgctgtaaatattaattgtaacgGTTATATTCGATAGTAATTGGGAATGTTTTTATTGCAGCTGGTCGACGAGGCGATCAACTATGCATATCACCAAGGAATGTTTCGCTAACTTTGGAGTTACTTTGGTATTACCCAAGGACTCAATATACACTCAGACTTTTGATACAGTAATAATGCGAGCCCGACAATCTGGTTTGACTCAGAAAATAATCCGGGATGTTGAGTGGGATCTTCAGAGAACGGCCGAAGGAACTCGTCTTCcagttaataatattattattattattattaaaaaatattattttaaaacagtCATGTAATAATTGACTTAtcacatttataatttattatttataattagatttCTGAGGATTACAAGCGACGAAAAGTTATTATAGAAGAAAGACCACTAGCTTTAGATGACACCGAAGGCATGTTCCTCGTTCTCGGTGCTGGGATCCTTATTGCTAGTCTAGTCCTCGGAATTGAGTGCTGTCTGAAacgcttaaaaaaaaagcacacTGTTGCTGACGCTGGAACAACTTTTACGTCACTTGCTACTACGCCGCGTATGAGTTTCCTGACAGTTCCAAACCAGCCTTGGGATATCGAAAGTTCAAACTGCTCTCCGAGACCTCGAAGATTCATACGAGgtagcatttaaataatattttttatttcatcagcGAGTAATCAAATGGACTggtaatgttttttttttttttatttatattattaagagaataagaaaaagtttctgtccaggatagtcatacgataaaatcagtttttttagtaaaattaagaGTAATtacaaaggtcttgacttgaatttgtcccttttcaaggtttcatatcattctcaccgatagtcaatttattaggataagtatttaggctccattcgaaaattctcattctctagatacataattaaggggggaaatacgtgtagCAAAACCGTTTTCATGCTGattgtcattaatttttttaaggtataaaaaattaatattatttattgaaactatcaggttattttatacatatatttatgagtattttttcgtattaaacaacaatataagttaacaaatagcggagatatcagctgatacacATCGTAGGTTGTCATCCGACTTAGCAGTCTGTGTGCAGTATGGaagccacaatttttattttaaatcaatgaaacagaaaaattacttcatttaTATGTGTATTTTCCATATAAacctcaatttaaaaaaaaaaagtaaaaatttgtattttttagagggCTGTGAAATTAAGTCGTAATTTTTACCACTCTTTCAcacattgtttattaaaaaaaaaatagtttaaataaaaatatcgcttTCGATTGAAGTTCATATTCAAAGTAattgtataaagaaaattataagccATATCGCAAGATGATTGGTTTAAAACTCTTTGAGCTAGACTGCACacagttttgaaaaaactcgtttcgagaaaaacgcgtttgaaaaaaaagtgacagaaaaagttaatgtaaaatagtattaaagtaattactaaatcgtttataacttttgaacgaataagaatttttacttaaaattttaaatctatattttttaatagttttacaagcgatttataaaaaaaaaaaattgaatttttttaagcctgTACACGTATTTCTCCccttaagaaatgactttgtatcttgtgaactattgacatttttaaagatataagctcatcccgatgttacactcatcgagacctttcatttgagtacccacatcaatttttcatatatttatatatattatatatatgtatatatgaaaaatatatcaaaatgcatgtggatactcaaatgaaagctcttaatgagtgtaacatcgggatgagcttatatctttaaaaatatcaataattaagaaatgacctccTATCTTGTCAAcaactgacatttttaaagatataagctcatctcgatgttacactcatcgagacctttcatttgattatccacattaatttttcatatatttatacatattatatatatgtatatatgaaaaatatataaaaatgcatgtgggtactcaaatgaaagctcttgatgagtataacatcaggatgagcttatatctttaaaaatgtcaatagttaagaaagtaatgaaatttaacaaaattcattatttaataaagcaaaattttatttattaatagtttacaaatcacggcagtcgcatagtgactgcaaggttgctattttttattatttatgtattttataatagtacatatattttttacttgtcAATACATTCTTCTATTatctatctatttatttatgttttaaataaatcttatgTTAGATATTGTGGGaagatttaaataacttttcatCTTATTGCTAGAAAATTGAGAATGTGGTTTACCGTTAACCTTTTATGCCGTCATACTGTCAttactttttacaaaaaaattattctaattcTTATCTCAATTTACTttctgctttttttttttgaatataattttagaaataaacataaattttttatttgatatttttaaattctggaATTTACAGCAActccttaaaattattttaatcatcagtttatacaatttttaaaaaattccacaaataaaataaaatttaatagttaatgaaaGATCTCCTAGTAAATTTTTACGAgcgtaattatattttatcgatgaattatttaacaatcaaagcatcgaaaaaaattttattgttctcaagttaattaaataaaaattatttactctcGGCGTATcctgttatatttttattaatttgcaaATAACTGAtacttaaatactaataaaaattattaactttcaaatttaaactaacgggtagttaaataattagatttatttacaaaaagaGTTTAGCTTAGTTGATTTCACTgtactataaataataacatttaaaaaacaatcttAGATTGTAAActttctattatttatttcacccATAATTACACTGAGACTAGATGTGCATCAGCAGATGTGTCGAATGACAATTACAAAAaggcaaataaaataataatatccatataaatattcttctaagatatttaaaattgataatatttatataaatcaaaataaatagataaaaacaATCGTAAGGAtgacatttatttaattttagcaGCAACTAAAGTCCAAATAAATTTACCTATACTTAAATGttatagtatttatttatatatttatatataatgataaaataaaaataagaaaggAAGTTTATTACTACAGTACGACATAAAAAAGGCAAAACATGTCAggtaagaaaataataaacccatcttttatttatttatttattcaaataatttacttaGTATTCCAATTATTTTAGTAGACCTTAAAGTGTTGAGTTAGTCACCTGGATTCACACGCACTTGATACatgtgttatttttataaataaaaccaCAATGATTCCTCATCGTTTCATGTCCTTGTCACAATTCTCATAAAACTACTGGGAAAGTAATGAAAGATGCATCAAAGATTTTAAAAGAgctgtatttataaatatatgtgcGTGTGACAGCAATTACCGAGTCTACATTTCACTTTCAATTATCTTTCGATCAtcggtaagtttttttttggactttttattattacaataagaataataacaaCGGAACCACTTTTTTTGGCTACTTGTAACAAGTAAAAGTGCAGATAATATACAAAGGCATCCGTAATAATAGCCAGCTGCAAGGTAAATGCCTACGCTGAATATCCGGGATTCAGTTTAGTTTTTCGTCATATGCATTTACGATATCTCTTCATCTCTTTGATACATTGGACGCTCTCGAAGCAGGCCTGCTCGTGTCCTCCGAACTGGATTTTTTATCCAGTCTTTGAACaagcaaataaatattttctcaataaatttattgcacATAAAGATccatattaaatttaatttacaatctTACCCGTTGCTTTTGGAAGAACTGCGCTTAAACATGgcacttaattttttctttaaatttttcttctctaCTTTAGTCTCATCTATACTTGCTTCTGATCCCgaagtctaaaaaaaaaatcaattgtttatactttatatttattaaggtggcgcaaaaaaaccgactatatattttttttttcttttaaatgagtctcgaatgaaaaaatgttagtttttgatgttttaagagctctctccaagggacagcttaaaaaaaaatttttaagaggtcgctccaaatttttttaaatttcaaaaaacgtcaaaaatcgaatttttttttctcattacgtcataattttatagaacaAAATAAATGGTTTTTCTGAaggtttcagttcaaaatgtgaattttaaaaggtcgctcataatttttttttaatttattagtgattatttaattgaattagcattttttgactctgaaattaaaaaaaaatcgatgagcgacctttcaaaattttaatttttaatttaaactttcaggaacttatttttttttggtccataaaattatgacgcaacgagaaaaaaaataaaaaaaaaaaaaaatttcgatttttggaatttaaaaaaatttggagtgacctcttaaaaatttttttttgacctgttttttggagagggctcttaaaagatcaaaaactaacatttattcactcgagactaaaaaaaaaaaatagtcggtttttttacgccaccctaatatttattttaaaattatattaacaattttgagtaattattttatcaattacctgtatagaaaaatcaaaagaacTATTAGGATCGTCAACACTCGCAGACTTTGTTAATTTACTCGTTATTTTTCtcataagatttttattatacttctTATCCCGCTGAATCATTTCACTCTTCGTCGAGCCTCCAGACAGCCGGCTGTGAAAATATAgagttttattaatgaaattattcttaaaatatcgctaagaaaacaaaatatatttacctGTCTACACTAGAATCTCTTTGAAGACTGAAATGTCTTGTATCAACTTCAGAGTCTAATGACTGTATGCTCGAAACATTGCTATCAGTTCCCCAAATCGATTGATCGTTCTTTCCAGTGGTCTGTTCTAAAGATAAACTCTTACGCTTGAGACTCGGTTTGGAGCGGGCCGACGTCGAAGAGCCTCGTCCACTGTCATCATCAATAGAGCTAGacctaaaattaaattcacatATTTACAAGCTTATCATTTACCAAGAATCCTACCAatggaataaataaataattaatacctCTTTGTAAGTTTTTTCTTCGATGAAACATCACTTCTAGCCAATACCTTCTTTGATTCTTGTAATTCTTTGGCTACTTCCATTAATTTACTAATCGTGTACTCAAGTTTTTCTGTCTTTCCACTCAAGTTGATTGtcgctgtaaaaaatttcattcattcATCAATCCTATCAAACATACAcctattatctatattattaagagaataaagaaaattttgtctccggCGTATTCGATGAGAGATATAAATATGATCGGTTGATTCTCTCATCGAATTTACATTGCTTACAATATCCTTTACTGTATTGCtactattttatcaatacaGATTGCGTTTGTTAGTCATTTTCCTacatgatttatttatttacctatttataaaaatctgaagctataaaaatttattttcaattttttgggCATTACGAGTATTTGGATTGTGTCAAATTCATGCATTTGTTGATTATCTGCGTAGTAAACTATCAGAAAGTGATTTTGACTTATTATTCCGTGGTCTTATTGCTTCAATGTTAACCATTTCTTGTGTCATCAGTAGTATTTTGACGATAaaaggtaaaatttttaaataaaaaatatttttgacttattgaATAATCTATATAAATTAAGAGAATGAGGAAAACTTTGCCTCCGGCGTATTTtcatgataaaatattttttaaattaaatttaatatcattggaaaagtcttgatctgaatttgtgccttttttatatttcatatgcTTTTCagcaatagttaatttattatgattagttttcgaaatagttataaatagattcgaatttccctataaacaaaatttgtttatttatttattttgttttatacaagtaaatgtatttatatgtcaaaaattaatttatataattaagagactaaaaaaaatttagtaacgagtatatctttatcgtaaattgggtttgatattttttagcgatagtcatttatgatttaaataattgagagagaaaggaaaattttgtaacgagcatattattatatttaaaggaattttcatagttaaatttagtatcatcaaaaaggtcttgataagaataagtgccttttggttttatatatttttgagtagtcaattttttgtcaagtttttggaggagtttttaatagtttcttggttctataaatttattccttTACATTTGTcccttaaattatttctaattgatcctgtgatagcactataatttttaaaatttatttaaaaatacccAAACTATGTGTAGTgtaattaaaaacataaaaaaatcaagccaAAATTTTCTCCTCAGTCGCATAGTAACCGCAGATTACTAGTATAATagaataaacataaaaaaaccttTTATATCTTCCCTAGACTCTAGCATGGGCGAAGATTCACGTGACTTTGGTCCCTTGGTTCTTCTCGGAGGCGTCGGAGTATAATTATCTGGAGTTTTACCGGAAGAATCAATCTTGTTACTCAACTCTGGGAATAACTTCATCAAATCATCGACCTGGCTCagcaaaatattaatatttctgGCCTCTATTTGCTCCATACGTCTTTTACTCATAATCAAGTCCTTAAATTCCTCTCTTTCTTTCTCGTGTCTCTCCTTTTCGCGTCTCATTTTCTCGTTACTTGTCCTCAGCTTCGCGTGGGCATCTCTTAACTCCAGAAGGTCACATTGCAACTATAGTAGTAAATAAACGTTAAAACTGACACAATAATTACAACTCTGTAAGCTTTAAATCAATTGATTGATAATACTTGAtaaccaataaaaataataataacaaacataagTTACTAACTAACTAACTAACGAATAAACAAACTAACTTCGATCAATTTCTTCTTATTCTCCTCCTTCTCCTCATCGA
The sequence above is drawn from the Cotesia glomerata isolate CgM1 linkage group LG4, MPM_Cglom_v2.3, whole genome shotgun sequence genome and encodes:
- the LOC123264439 gene encoding ionotropic receptor 21a, producing the protein MRIFFLIIILSAVVNSNDQLDNNRRKVFNKKLSDSSARTESLGRLLKHIFREYFNGCIVIMMYDDKIYTEYPGLLNMLNEELSNVSFIRRDFNNSQSESSDKLQFKCYNYLLFLNNIYSLQNTLSKQINKKVVIVSQSTPWTVKEFLKSFPSRSYINLLIISHTMSERTEPGSYLLYTHKLYADGSGASYPTLLTSWIRDHSTQKAIDLFPEKLTSGFKGHRLLIATAHQSPFAIRTGIDWDGIDIRIVKLLSKTLNFTADFRDPVTINSPIYAATTDVITGKASVAAGGIYKTTNITSVLDTSASHMEDCAAFISSSSLALPKYRAVMGPFQPGVWVLICIVYFIAIIPLTMNTDYSLSSLIKRPGRLIHMFWFVFSTFTNSFVVKDPLTVNGLAKNSTALLIGFYWAFTIIITSCYTGSIMAFITVPMFPESIDTIDQLVDEGYDVATLDHDGWEKWFNWSTIDDPVAVKLLKSLEYVPTIKEGVRNASSSFFWSYTFLGSKIALDYLVQAEYTPSWSTRRSTMHITKECFANFGVTLVLPKDSIYTQTFDTVIMRARQSGLTQKIIRDVEWDLQRTAEGTRLPISEDYKRRKVIIEERPLALDDTEGMFLVLGAGILIASLVLGIECCLKRLKKKHTVADAGTTFTSLATTPRMSFLTVPNQPWDIESSNCSPRPRRFIRGSI